GGTCTCCTGGTCAAGAAGCAACTACGTCAGGCGGTGCAGGCCGCACTCAACGCCAACGACATGATGCTCGCCGCCTTCTCCGATGAGCGCTTCTTCAGCGTCGACGGCTCGATCTTTCCGAAAGGCTCCTTCTGGCACACCGAAGCCGGCGTCGTTCGCTACGGCGAAGGCGATCCGGATGTCGCCGGCAAGCTTCTCAAGGAGGCCGGCTACGACGGCACGCCACTGCGCCTGCTGACCAGCCGCCAGTACGAATTCCACTACAAGATCGGTGAAGTCGCCAAGGCCTATCTCGAAGCCGCCGGCTTCAAGGTCGACCTGCAGGTTGTCGACTGGGCAACGCTGACCACCCGCCGCGCCGATCCGAAGGAATGGGACATCTTCATCACCCACTCCAATTTCCCGGGAGATCCGACGACGATCAACACCATCACCGACAGCTATCCCGGCTGGTACGTTTCCGACGAGAAGACCAAGGCCGTTGCAGCCTACATGGATGCCACGACCGACGACGCCAAGAAGGAGGCCTGGGACGGTATCCAGACGGTCATCTACGATGACGCCTCGCTCTACAAGGTCGGCAACTTCAATGCCGTTTCCGGTCTCTCCAACAGTGTGTCCGGATATGAGCCGACCTACTGGCCGCATTTCTGGAACGTCACTCCGAAGAAGTAAGGGGTAGGGACCGGCCATGGCCAAGATCGCACGGGCACTTTTAACACGGTTGGGGGGCATGGCCATTGTGCTCGCCCTCGTCGTAACGGTAGTGTTCATCATCGTTCGCGTCACGCCCGGCGATCCGGCCGCCGTCATGCTGGGGTCGGATGCGACCCCGGCTGATATCGCCCAGTTGCGCGCCAAGATGGGCCTCGATGCGCCGATGATCGTCCAGTACGGACAGTTCGTGCTGGGCATCCTGCATGGCGACCTCGGCCAGTCGATCTTCCTGAACCAGCCGGTGACGACGGCACTCGCCTCGCGCGCCGAGCCGACATTCTTCCTCACGCTATTCTCGATCCTGATCGCGGTCGGCATTGCCTTGCCGGTCGGCATCCTGTCGGCAGTCAAGCGCGGCACGATCTTCGACCAGATCGTCGTCACGCTGACGATGATTGCGGCCAGCGTACCAAGCTTTTGGCTCGGCCTGATGCTCATCCAGATCTTCGCCGTCGGCCAAGGCTGGTTTCCAGCCTCTGGCTATGGCGGCCCAGAGACACCCTTCCTCGAACGGCTGCACCATCTCGTATTGCCGGCTGTGGCACTCGGCATCGTCAATTCGGCGTTGATCACCCGCTTCACCCGCGCCGCCATGCTCGATGTCCTCGGTGAGGATTATGTTCGCACCGCCCGTGCCAAGGGTGCCGGCGCCGGCCGCGTCGTCCTCAAGCACGCGTTGAAGAACGCGATGATCCCGATCATCACCGTCATTGGACTGTCGATCGCCATGCTGGTTGCTGGGGCCGTCGTCACGGAAACCGTCTTCGGCCTGCCCGGCGTCGGCAATCTCGTCGTCTCGGCTGTCCTGCGTCGCGACTATCCAGTCATTCAGGGCGCGCTGCTCACGGTCGCCGCCATTTACGTCATCATCAACTTCATCGTCGACATGCTCTATATTCTCGTTGATCCCCGGGTGCGCCTATGAACACCATGGCGTCCGTCTCCATGCCCCTGTCCGCCGGCCTGCGCCGCCTGCTCGGCAACCGCGCCATGCTTTTCGGCGCGATCATCCTTGTGGTCGTGGTCCTAGCAGCACTGCTCGCCCCTTGGATCGCGCCCTATGCGCCGAACAAGCTGTCGATCGTCAACAAGCTGAAGCCGCCGTCGATGATGCATTTCTTCGGCACCGACGAATTCGGCCGCGACATCTTTTCCCGCGCCATCTTTGCGGGTCGCATTTCACTGCTGGTCAGCCTCGGCGTCGTCGCCATCTCGACCGTGCTCGGGGTACTCCTCGGCGTTACCGCCGGTTTCTTCCGCGGGCTCGATGCGCCGATTTCGCGACTTCTGGATGCGATGATGTCCTTCCCGGATATCCTGCTGGCAATCGCGCTCGTCGCAGCGCTCGGGCCATCGCTCACCACGGTCATCCTGGCGCTCGGCATCACCTATGCGCCACGCCTTGCTCGCATCATCCGCGGCTCCACGCTGGTTGTTCGCGAATTGCCCTATATCGAGGCTGCCGTCGCCATGGGGCTGCCGACTTGGCAAATCCTTGTCCGCCACGTGCTGCTCAATCTGGCCTCGCCCATCCTGGTGCAGTCGACCTTCGTCTTTGCCTCCGCCATGCTGGCCGAGGCAAGCCTATCCTTCCTCGGCGTCGGCGTTTCCACCGACATGCCGACCTGGGGCACGATGCTGGCGTCGGGGCGCGAATATATGAACAACGCCCCGTGGCTGATGGTTTTTCCGGGCCTCGCCATCGTCTTCTCCGTTCTCTCCCTGCAATTGCTCGGCGACGGCCTGCGCGATCTCGTCGATCCGCGTCTCGCCAAAGAAAGCTGATCATGACCGCAGCCCCCACAAACAGGCCGGTTCTCGTCATCGATAACCTGACCACCTCGTTCAAGACGGCGGAAGGCTGGAAGGCCGTCATCCGCAATATCAGCCTGCATGTCGATGCCGGCGAGACGGTCGCGATCGTCGGGGAAAGCGGCTCGGGCAAGAGCGTCACCGCGCTGTCGACGATGCGGCTGCTACCGCCCGGCCGGTCGCGCACAGAAGGCCGTATCCTGCTCGATGGAGCGGACCTTCTGGCTGCAAGCGAAGCCGAGATGCGCAAGGTGCGTGGCGGATCCATCGGCATGATCTTCCAGGAGCCGATGACGTCGCTCAACCCGGTCTTCACCATCGGCAACCAGATTGCAGAAGCGCTTATCCTGCATCGCGGCCTGTCGTGGGCAGAGGCCGAAGCCGAGACCGTGCGGCTGATGGAACGCGTACGGATCCCGGCAGCAAAGGCACGCCTTCACGAATATCCTCACAAGTTCTCCGGCGGCATGCGCCAGCGGGTGATGATCGCCATGGCCCTTGCCTGTCGACCGAAGCTCTTGATCGCCGACGAACCGACCACCGCGCTCGACGTGACGATCCAGGCCGAAATCCTCCATCTGCTGCGCGACTTGCAGCAGGAGGAAAACATGGGCGTGCTGTTCATCACCCATGACATGGGCGTCGTGGCGGAAATTGCCGACCGGACCGTTGTGATGTTCCGAGGCGACATGATCGAGACCGGTTCGACAGTGCAGATCTTTGCCGCGCCAAAGGCGATCTACACCAAATCGCTGCTCGCCTCGATCCCGCGTCTCGGCACCATGGGTGCCGCAGTGGCACCAAAGCGGTTTCCGGAGGTGGATGCAACGACCGGCGTAGCCGTAGATGGCCGGCAGATGTCTGCCGTCGCTACGAGCGTCGCGCCGATCCTCAAGGTCGATCGTCTCTCCGTCCGCTTCGACCTGCCGACCGGTCGCGTTCACGCGGTCGAAGACGTGTCCTTCGATCTTCGTCCTGGCGAAACGCTATCGCTCGTCGGCGAATCCGGCTGCGGCAAGTCGACGACCGGCCGCGCCATCATCCGCCTTATCAATCCGTCGGCCGGCTCGATCGTCATCGACGGCCAGGATGTGACGAAAGCCGGCACACGCGAACTGCGAACCATGCGTCGTACCTCGCAGATGATCTTTCAGGACCCTTTTGCCTCGCTCAATCCGCGCCTCACCGTCGGATCGGCAATTGCCGAACCGATCCTCGCCCATGGCCTGATGGGCCGGCGGGATGCGAAAGCGCGGGTCGAAGAACTGCTGGAGCAGGTGGGACTGTCGGCCGCGATGGCGGACAGGCACCCGCATGAATTTTCCGGCGGCCAGCGGCAGCGGATCTCTATTGCCCGGGCCCTGGCGCTCGATCCGAAATTCATCGTTGCCGACGAAGCTGTCTCCGCACTCGACGTTTCAGTGAAGGCGCAGGTCTCCAACCTGCTGCTCGACCTGCAGGAGAAGCGTGGCCTTGCTTATCTCTTCATCAGTCACGATATGGCGGTGGTGGAGCGGATGAGCCACCGTGTCGCGGTGATGTTCCTCGGTGAAATCGTCGAAATCGGCCCGCGTGCGGCCATATTTGACAACCCGCAGCATGCCTATACGCGCCGCCTGATCTCTGCGGTGCCTATCCCCGATCCGGCGCGTCGCGGCCAGACCGCACCGCCTCTGACCGAAGAGATCAAAAGCCCGATCCGTCCCTTCGACTATGTTGCACCGAAGCGTATTTATCGGGAAGTTTCGCCCGGCCATTTCGTCCAGGAAGTGGCCTGACACCATACCTGAAAAGCGCAGCGGCTCTGCGGCCGCACGTGCAAAACCAAACTGAAAGACACCTTCATGACGAGCAAGAAACTCATCCGTTACGATATTGCCGACGCACAGGCCGGCGGCCAGCGCCGTCCCTTCGCCAAGGCCGTTCGCGCCGGCGACTACGTCTATGTCTCGGGCCAGGTGCCGACCGTTGATGGCGAGGTTATCGTCGGCAATATCGTTGCCCAGACGGAGCAGGTGATCGCCAATCTGAAATCGGCGCTGGCGCTGGCCGACTGCGCGCTCGAGCATGTGGTCAAGGTCAACGTCTGGCTCGACGATGCCCGTGACTTCTCCAGCTTCAATGCTGTGTTCCAGAAGCACTTCATTGATCACCCGCCGGCTCGCTCCACTGTCCAGTCGCCGATGATGGTCGACGTCAAGGTCGAGATGGACGTCATTGCCTACAAGCCGCTGGATTGAGACGATCCGGCCGGTTTCGCCATCCTCAAGCGCTACGCAAGGCGCTCGAGGCTGTCCCTCCGTTCGATCCCAGTGAATCAAAACCGAGGAAATTTCGCAAAGTAATTTAATAGGTCCGCGGATAGCGTGAATTCAAAATGCAGTTAGATCTGCGCCGTTCAGGGCCAACGCGGATGCGGTGGCCCTGAACGGAGTTTAACTAACTACTTGGCTCCGCCGATTAGCGGAAGCCTCCGCTGGCGGTCAGGTGCTCGCCGGTCAGCCAACCGGATTCGTCGGAGGCGAGAAAGACCGCAACGGTCGCTATATCGTTCGGCTGGCCAATGCGACCAAGGGGAGTCTTGCTAACTGCGTCCCGCTCGAAATCCGAACCAACGAACCCGGCAGTATGGGTCCCTTCGGTCTCCACGATGCCGGGTAGGATCGCATTCACCCTGATCTTGCGGCCACCCAATTCGTTGGCGAGGACGCTTGTGATGGCATCGACCGCGCCCTTTGTCCCTGTGTAGACCGAGGAGGTTGGAGGAGCCAGGCTCGTCACCGCCGACGAGATATTGATCACGCTGCCGCCATTTGCGAAGTGTCTGACAGCCTCTTTCGTCGTAAGCAAAACGCCAAGAACGTTCACATCGAACATATGGCGATAGCTCTCCTCGGTGACATCTTCGATCGCGCCGAACGCGTAAACGCCGGAATTGTTGACCAGCACGTCAAGCTTTCCGAATTCCCTAATTGCGGCGTCGATCAATCCCTTTGCCTGCTCTGCCTTTGAAACGTCACC
This genomic interval from Rhizobium tumorigenes contains the following:
- a CDS encoding ABC transporter permease — protein: MARALLTRLGGMAIVLALVVTVVFIIVRVTPGDPAAVMLGSDATPADIAQLRAKMGLDAPMIVQYGQFVLGILHGDLGQSIFLNQPVTTALASRAEPTFFLTLFSILIAVGIALPVGILSAVKRGTIFDQIVVTLTMIAASVPSFWLGLMLIQIFAVGQGWFPASGYGGPETPFLERLHHLVLPAVALGIVNSALITRFTRAAMLDVLGEDYVRTARAKGAGAGRVVLKHALKNAMIPIITVIGLSIAMLVAGAVVTETVFGLPGVGNLVVSAVLRRDYPVIQGALLTVAAIYVIINFIVDMLYILVDPRVRL
- a CDS encoding ABC transporter permease, with amino-acid sequence MNTMASVSMPLSAGLRRLLGNRAMLFGAIILVVVVLAALLAPWIAPYAPNKLSIVNKLKPPSMMHFFGTDEFGRDIFSRAIFAGRISLLVSLGVVAISTVLGVLLGVTAGFFRGLDAPISRLLDAMMSFPDILLAIALVAALGPSLTTVILALGITYAPRLARIIRGSTLVVRELPYIEAAVAMGLPTWQILVRHVLLNLASPILVQSTFVFASAMLAEASLSFLGVGVSTDMPTWGTMLASGREYMNNAPWLMVFPGLAIVFSVLSLQLLGDGLRDLVDPRLAKES
- a CDS encoding ABC transporter ATP-binding protein, translating into MTAAPTNRPVLVIDNLTTSFKTAEGWKAVIRNISLHVDAGETVAIVGESGSGKSVTALSTMRLLPPGRSRTEGRILLDGADLLAASEAEMRKVRGGSIGMIFQEPMTSLNPVFTIGNQIAEALILHRGLSWAEAEAETVRLMERVRIPAAKARLHEYPHKFSGGMRQRVMIAMALACRPKLLIADEPTTALDVTIQAEILHLLRDLQQEENMGVLFITHDMGVVAEIADRTVVMFRGDMIETGSTVQIFAAPKAIYTKSLLASIPRLGTMGAAVAPKRFPEVDATTGVAVDGRQMSAVATSVAPILKVDRLSVRFDLPTGRVHAVEDVSFDLRPGETLSLVGESGCGKSTTGRAIIRLINPSAGSIVIDGQDVTKAGTRELRTMRRTSQMIFQDPFASLNPRLTVGSAIAEPILAHGLMGRRDAKARVEELLEQVGLSAAMADRHPHEFSGGQRQRISIARALALDPKFIVADEAVSALDVSVKAQVSNLLLDLQEKRGLAYLFISHDMAVVERMSHRVAVMFLGEIVEIGPRAAIFDNPQHAYTRRLISAVPIPDPARRGQTAPPLTEEIKSPIRPFDYVAPKRIYREVSPGHFVQEVA
- a CDS encoding RidA family protein — protein: MTSKKLIRYDIADAQAGGQRRPFAKAVRAGDYVYVSGQVPTVDGEVIVGNIVAQTEQVIANLKSALALADCALEHVVKVNVWLDDARDFSSFNAVFQKHFIDHPPARSTVQSPMMVDVKVEMDVIAYKPLD
- a CDS encoding glucose 1-dehydrogenase; its protein translation is MSKLAGKVAVVTGASKGIGAAIAKAFAAEGAKVVVNYSSSQAGADAVVKAITSAGGDAIAVQGDVSKAEQAKGLIDAAIREFGKLDVLVNNSGVYAFGAIEDVTEESYRHMFDVNVLGVLLTTKEAVRHFANGGSVINISSAVTSLAPPTSSVYTGTKGAVDAITSVLANELGGRKIRVNAILPGIVETEGTHTAGFVGSDFERDAVSKTPLGRIGQPNDIATVAVFLASDESGWLTGEHLTASGGFR